The following DNA comes from Tachypleus tridentatus isolate NWPU-2018 chromosome 9, ASM421037v1, whole genome shotgun sequence.
tttatttaaaatagtgtgtacTAAGCACAGTATacaatgtgtttatttaaaataacgtaTGTGCTAAGTACAGCATACAATGTGTTGAATACGGTTGAAACTAAATGACCATGTTCCTGAGTCATCTGAAGTGTGACTGGTGTTGTCTAGTCACAGTAAATGTTTTGGTATTTTGAAGGGAACTGAAGTGAACATAGAATTTGGTGTATTATCTTTAGTTATAAAAGATGTAGGGTGATCCATGAGATTGGTAATCTACTCAAAATAGTCACACAAATCTTGACATACTGATGGATAAGTTACACTAACCATCATGGTGGTGCTgtgttactgatattaaatatttatatacataaatatactagtaaatataattagtatttaaatattaaatattttatatacaggtAAAGAAAGAATcaattaattttgtacaaatcatTAGCTAGGCTTCGGTTTGAAGCACGTTTATTCTCTTTATCTCAAAAAGGATATGGACTCTTAAGATGGAATGCACTAGGACGGTAAAGTTATCTTTAAGGAACAGGAAGTATCTTTTGTTTTATCTCAAGAGGTGATCTTATTAAAAAGTACAATATCGTCAGCATCACCAAAAAGATAAAGGGCTCTGATTTCTTCGTGCCGTACTATAGGTCGAGAGGAACGTAACTGTACGTTTTGAAAAGGCTGGCTAGTCTGTGTATCATAACGACGTGAAACAGGCTAGTCTGTATATCCTAACGACTTGGAGCAGGCTAATCTGTATATGTTAACGATTTGGAACAGGCTAGTCTGTATATCCTAACTACTTGGAGCAGGCTATTTTCTGTATCGTAATGATTTGGAGCAGATTAGTCTGTACATCCTAACGAAAGGCTAGTTTGCATACCCTAACCGCTTGAAGGTTACCACTTCACACAACTTTGGGagaaaaatgtgtatttaacttctgtttttcactcagacataaaaataaatctttgaaGGACCCAATAGTTTTTCATTGAATGTTACTTTATGTATAAGTTGGGTTCTGTACTTACCTTTAATGTGTAGAAGGAGTTATTGTTACGTGGGCAATATTGTGTTGTGAGTTATCGCACAATGAACTTTTTTTTGTGAACTACTATCATTTTTGGTATTTATTTGTCTTACATAAACATGATACAGTAGCCAAAAATCTAATAATGTAAACCATAGAGCCAGCTAGTTTAAAATGAGGATCCTAGAAGTTAAGTGGTTGTCATTTATTGTAGAACATAGAGCTAGCCAGTTTAAAATGAGGATCCTAGAAGTCAAGTGTTTGTCATATAATGTAGAACATAGAGCCAGCCGTTTAAAATGAGGATCCTAGAAGTTAAGTGGTTGTCATTTAATGCAGAACATAGAGCCAGTCAGTTTAAAATCAGGATCCTAGAAGTAAAGTGTTTGTCATATAATGTAGAACATAGAGCCAGCCAGTTTAAAATGAGGATCCTAGAAGTAAAGTGTTTGTCATATAATGTAGAATATAGAGCCAGCCGTTTAAAATGAGGATCCTAGAAGTTAAGTGGTTGTCATTTAATGTAGAACATAGAGCCAGTCAGTTTAAAATGAGGATCCCGAATATCAAgttttgttatataatgtaaaacatagAGCCAGCCAGTTCTAGTGAGGATTCTAGAAGTTAAGtgtttgtaacaaaacatttgtttcatgtttgtacttttattgttgttttcatgtcCGAGTtcgattatttctttgtttcgcTTAGCCTAGAATCTACTATAATACATGTActctatacttttatattttaaatcagtgTACCTGAACAACTCACTACTTTGATATTTGTGAATTGTTAGTTCTATTTGTATTGTAGGAGGGTTTTCCCTTGACTACTGCAGTACAACataatgtcttgtcagttaatcaggcaacatttataaacatgaccagatggttatggcgctcgacttgcaatatgAGGGTCAATAGtttgaatccctgccacaccaaacatgttagccctttcagccgtggtggcattataactGAGGTGTTATAGTGTAACGATTAGGGCGCACCTATTTGTTGCCTTTCAAACCTGAtctgtagtttagttttaaaccTACTCATAATATTTGTATCATGTTCTAACGTATAAGgctttttataaaatactaatagACATACCAGGGGGAAAAAtaggaaatgacaacaaaaaggaaattagtacaaaaatatttattttcttaaaaatataacacCTACATGTACAaacactaattataaaaattaaataaatatatcaaagtgCTTCTTTGTAAATAACGTTCCTGgtatttcaaagtaatattaaCTTTTTCATTGTCTACATCAGAGCACTCAACATAATGATGTCATGAGAAAACTAAGGACTTGTCAACTTTAGTTCAAATACCTTTAAAGATTGTCATTGAGCCTTATTAATTGGCATTACAAAATTGAGTTGAAGTCTCTTGGATTCAAAGTCTGTGTCAGTTGGGTTGACAGGTATCTTTTGACATTGCCTGTAATAATTGTAGCTTTGATGACAACAGAAAGTAACTCTTTCACAATTAACCTTGTGCCATTGTATAATCTAGACGAATCCAAGTTTCACAAAAACATGAGATAGGCCCTAATTTTGAATATTAAGATGTGTGGTGGAAATCCTGGGAGTTGCAGGGAATTCAATAATTCAAATGGATAGTGGAAATTTGATCAGGGTCCTACATTGATGCAATGGACTTGTAGAGCTCCAGGTAATTTTTGCAATACCTAGAATTTATCGTGTCAACAGTCTCCTTTTAAGAGCCAAAATAGCCCTTTTCTGTAGCCAGGTGAtgtcttgaaaatgtttttgcatATTTGGGAACACTCTTTGGCCAGTTCTTCTCCTGAAAGGATGcctttagacactgtgatacaTGTAAATCCATCTGTGCCTTCAACAAGAATATTTCCAGTTTCTATGTCAAGAAGAGTTGCAACAAAGTTCTCTGCCTCTTGTCCTCCATAGATACACTTGGgtatttgtaattagtttcaTACTGAAAACACGTTTTCAAAGGAATGATGACTCGATGCAGGTATTCGACTCATCAGCTTTGATTCCCCAAGGTTCAACAAGTAAGGTTTGTAGAAAGTAATCAGTTATGAGAAAACAGCTCAAATTCTCCCTTGTGTGGCATAGTGTATTCATTCCACAATATTAATTCACAATAAACCCGGACTCGTGCAAGGGAAGTCCCATTTGAAATGTTATGACAGTGAACTTTTGTCGGGGAAGATCTAATGAAAGCTTGAATGTCAAATGGATAATTCTTCCTCCAGTAAATAGAGTGACTGCAATCTCTGATCATGCCACAGGTAGAGAATTTTTTTCCCTCTGATGAACCTTAACCAGAAACAGGTTGAGAACAAATGTCTTCCCACTGCCGCCAGGTGCatcaagagaaaaaaacattccTACATAATTAGATTCAATGTCTTTCAAGATTCTCGTATGATAACGGAATAAGAAGTTACTAGTATATAGCTAGGTGTAACGTTCCTTAACGTATCTGAATTAAATTACAAAGTTTACATTGAAACCTTCTGCTATCATCGATTTACAATGTTGATGAGTATTTCAGTTTCTTCGATGTAGTAATAAACAGCTGGATTTTAGTATGTTGGTGTTATTTAAAGACAGGTTTACAAGTCAAATATTATACTTACGTTTATGTTTTTGTATGCCAGATTCaatttctcttttatttattaatctataGAAGAGacgtttatttttaaactaatggATTCAGTTGTAAAAAGCTCACGCAGATATTACTGCTGTTTTCTCAGGTACTGTGGGACAAAACATGAACTTTCTCGATCGTCCGTACGATATGCATACGGTGAGTTTCTGatacagtttattttgttgtttacagATTAAACATGACTTGCGAATTTATGCTGATAAAATACCTGTGTTAGAACCAGAATATGTTATAGTTACATAAGTTATAAAAGTATTCAATTTCTTAGGTTTATCGCATACAGTACCAATTTTAAAACTGATACAAATTGCTTTTATGACATTTAAAATGTACCATAGGCGTAGATCATTTGATTGAGTTTGtttaaaaccaataaataaaatcatgtaaAATGACAACTTAGAGAATTAGTTATAAATCCCTGGTTTATTCATCTCCATGTCTCTTACGTTTAAGAAAACATTAGGAAGcctttcatttatttacttgGGAAACTGCCCTCAGAAAATGAAGTTTTACCGTTGGTTTTCCAGATATCACAAGGCCACAGTACAAAAATATAAGTCTGAAAGAAgactattttatttgtataatgttgAAAGCCTCTTATATTTTCCTGGACATTCATCTTGAATCTTAGAATCCAGATATAATATCCATGTGAGTTGGGTCTATTAAAATACTTCCCATAAAGTGTTCAGGATCAAGAATGTTGCCTGGTAGATAGAACCATTTAACCATCGAAGTTTTCAACAAGATACCATCCAAGGTTGTcatacacattttttataaaaatcaaaatcttaGCTTCCCTTTTATAATTTACGAAATAATCGATTCCCTCTTGAATGTCAATAGAGTGCTTTAATTCATTCCATAAGTCAAACacgtgttagaaaaataaaactattttcttgaatatatcttttctcaaaatattattaagtttatgtCGTCTCGTCATATTGTCTTAAGAATATAGAAACCGCATTGACCTCTCTTCAAACAGTTTTTAAACCTAAAAACCATTACCttacttataaacaaataaaccatatgAAGTTATTTATCCTACAACGTTTCTTCTCTAGCAGCGAGACATGACAACGTACATTGCAACACATTCAAACtgcaaatacaataataaaataactggatTTGTTAACatctccctctagttttaaatgtaattaaataaataaaaatataaccaagGTACCCTATAATTGATACAATCAAGAAAACAACTAACCATGGTACTTTATAAGtggtgcagatagcccagttgctttgcgccccaaaacaccaaaccaaccaccCAAACAaccaatttttataaatataattgataaaaTCAAGATAACAACTAAACAAGGTACCCTATAATTGATACAATCAAGAAAACGACTAACCAAAGTACTCTATAATTGACACAATCAAAATAACAACTAACCAAGGTACACTATAACTGATACAACGTGTCTAAGAATTACGTTATTATTGGggtaagataaattataagtttatttaaacaaattataagatatacagatttctgaaataaataaattattgtgtaaccaagattttgtaacttaatatttcaaataaatattcaaaaagcaacatcgttaatataaaaatacacaataaaataacaataataattaaataagaattagCAGAAACTAAAACCTAATACATGAGATTATACAAAGAGGaattaaacactttttaataataGCGTAAATAATTATCATGTAAGTATTTGCAATGaaacattattacttttattaatcaacaaatatattttacttattgcaGTTTAAAGCTCTTGTAAGTGTTGTTTATTTAGATCacagtaattttatttcttgacaGACCTACAGATCACATAGCTGACaaattagtatttgtttttaataatctcACACACGAGCCCTACTCCACCGGGAGTGAAACCTCTTAACATAGAAatggatttttttaatttatacactagATGGCAGGTGAGCTTGAGTTTTAAGGTAAATAAAGATGCAGTTTAACAACGAAATGAAAAGAAACaccacatttaaataaatatgtatataatccTAACTCACACAGCTATCCAGAAAGTTTTAAATCAAACTGTAATgaaatcaaaacagaaaataataaaaaggaacaTAAAAGTTAATTTGGAAACTAtagataaaaatgataaaattagaGATGAATACACGGGTTAAAGTGACATTTAGGACGAAAGAACTatagaaaagttataaaataaagtggAAATAAGAGAACCATCTATCTGACCGATCATGTGAACTAATTGcaagaatattataaatatgctAAAGGTTAATTTACTGTAGTAATGTCCCTGAAAGGATAATTTACATTAAAGTGTATATAagaatgcatttttaaatattctgttattttgtgTTAACAACATTCCTGATCCCGAGTGCTCCACTGAATTTATCTGAATTACATCAATACTAATCTTCCGATTGTTATGAAAATGCTTAAGACGTTAGAATATGCAAGCAGCAGAGAAGAACAGGTTTTAAGAACTTCAATTATCACTTATAAACCGATTTATATAAGTACtgattataaattaaaagaataattttctttttaaataaatttgtaattaaacttcgtttagaaaattatttacaattccgtttttcttattgaaatttacaatattattctTAAGATTAAAAAAAGGATAAAGGCTGTGCTGAATTATGAAAGCAATAAAATAAGATGATACaaatttatagtttataaaaGGCAGAGTAAACCTAAtctgagacagttttattttcctgACAGAATGATTAACTTATGGAATAAAGTACCATTTGTAGTAGTGGATGCTGACACCTAATACGAGTTTCAGAGGGGGACTGATTGTTTCTTGAAATGCAAATGGtgggtttatttttgtttttcttggggATTATTTTTTTAGGTGCAGTCGTGAGGCCTTATTCATGTATTACGTAACACCATTAAATTCTActtgttatacatatatttattttcaaactaaaaataTGGCACCAGATTTCCATGATTACActttaagtatttattatatctgTGGACTAAAACATCTCCTAATATTCATCACAGGCTTCACACAGTCAGACTACTGATTTCTCAGCGTACCAGCCTTCAACACCTTGCCGTCCTCATCCTGTTTCCCCACCAGCACGTCTACATCCTCATAGCGGGTCTAACCGTCATTCATTTCATTCTGTAATCTCTTATGGTGCTACACCACAGATGACTTTATATGGAGCCACACAAATTCCTTATGGACCTGTGAGTCAAGACATATATGGAGGTCATCATTCTTTATATAGTACTAGTGTCCATAGATTACAGCAAACTAAATTAACTTGGCAAGACTCAGGCATGATGCAGTCATACAGTCGACCAGTTTCCAAACCTCCAGCCATGAACACATCTCCACATATGCCACCACCTTCTATGAAATCTTCACGTGCTGTTAGTATTTCTGGACCACATCTTCCAGCTCCTTGTCATTTCAGGCAACTGCCCATAGGATCGTCACATACCTCATCATTGCATACTTGGTACCAGACTCAAATACCTAGTCTTGGGGCTCTTTCATCTCCCAGGAACACTCCATCACCTCTAGCTGTCATTTCTTGTTCTCCTGTGAATGACCAGTCTATTTCTCATTCTTCTTCAGGCCACTCTTCTCACCACTTGATATCTCACTTGCAGCTTCAAAACGCAACTCCACCTCCTCCAAAAGTGGGCTGCTCTACCACAAATGAACAATCAGTGTGTAACAAATCTATTAAACGAGTGATAAGCTCCAATCCCTTACAATCTCTTCAGAAAAGGGTAATACTAAACAATAAGTTTGTGGGATCGTCTATCATTAGAGCCAGCCATAAAATGGCCAACAATCAGTCTACTATTTCTGTTCCCAGCAGGTCCGGCTCTTATTTCTCATCAGTAGAACAGTTAGCTGGTTGTGAACCTGGGCTCCAATTTTCCACTTACTATAATTTGGATCAAAACAGGTTATCTACTCCTTCTCATTTAGTAAGCTCCTCTTATGTTCCCTTGAGGCTGAGAACAGTTTCTCCTGTATATCAGCAAACACTTATTGAAAGTTTAAATCCAGATAACTCGTCTTTAGAGACTTCAATCAATGGTGTATCACAGTCAACAAGTTCCAATGGAAGCCATCCTCCTAGGCATGTATCTTTAAGTAGTTCAGAAAACGAAAACCgacaatataataaaaacgatcAAGGTTTAATTGACTGTGAAAATACAGCCCCATTAGAGTACCAAGGGAACTCATGTTTATATTGTGAAAAAAATGAATACAGTGATACTGAGTTAACCTTTAATTCTGAGAATCAATGTTTCAATAAGCAAGGATGTGGTAAAAACGTAAAATCTGAAATGACGTCTCTAGGACCAAAACAAAATATGGACGATAGACTTTTTGAAAGTCTGCAAGAAAAGGAGAACATTACATTCAGAGAAGATGAGTTTGGTAATGGTGAGATGGAAATTAGTGTTGATGATCTGAAACAGTTGTATCCACTTCCTACATGCCCTGGGTGGAACAAAACCTTTGATATTTATGACAGTCACTGTGATTCCAGTGGAAAGCATCAGTTTCATGGTAATGAAGATGTTATGGGTCTACATGTAAACCAAAGTCCTAGAAGACAAAGTAGAACAGAATCTTTGAACAAATATGTTTTAGATTATCATAATGGTACAACTAAACAAAGCTCATCCAGTAAGTCGACTGGGAAGGGACGTGGCCGTGGATGTGGCAAGAAATCTAGTGGAGGGGGAAATGCTGACAGTTTTGTAAGTGATAGCATATATGGATTATATCAGACTGCTTCTTTGAATGTTGAAAACAGACCTGCAGAGATGTGGCATACCCAGATTCAACAGAGTTATCCCACATCTGTCTGCCATACCAGGGAAGCAGATTTTCACTCTTGTGATAGTCCAATCACTTCTGATGATTCTCATGGAGTGCACAGTGCAGTACTTTACAGGCACTCTAACACTGCGACTTCTCATTTGTTTGTTCCTCATTTTCCTTCAACTCCAATTGCTTCTCTCTCACAAGATCATTCTCTTCTGTTTCCTCCTAAGAAGAAGAGAGGTCGTCCTATTGGTAGTAAAAACAAGCCCAAACCATCAGGGACAGAAGTTAAACGAAAACCAAAACCTATGaagaaaacagaaatttatttacCTGAAATGAAACTTGATACCAAGACAAAGGCTAGAACTTTTAATGGTCCTTATATTCATATCATGGGGACCAAAGAAAGACCTCTGTCTGTTGAAGTTGTTAACATCCTACTAGGAAAGGAAATGAAGCAAGTGAAGAATATTAAACAGAAGAGACAAGTTCTGTATGATAATATTCGTAAGAAACTGCTGTTTGGGCACATTAGTAACTTATCACCCATGTATGATAGTACTAAAAAGAACAAAACCTGGGTTTGTGTGCTCTGCTTTAAGGGCAGTCATAGGCGGGAGCTGGGTGATCTCTTTGGACCATATTACTTAAATAGTTGTCAGATACAATCCAATAATGAAGTTTCCACTTCAGGAACACTTACAATGACCTCTGTTAATCCTGATACACAGGATGATGTGGAGACAAAGGCAGTGCTGACTCAAAGTGTGCGAGGAAAGCATAAATGTTCTGAACAGGTAGAATTATCAAGAACAGACATCAGCAAAAAAGTGGGTATAACTGCATAATTGCTTGAATTAAGTTACTCAGGTTTTAGTTGATATGTTGTGTAACAATTTTTGTGAATACAAATGTGGTCTCCCAAACATAAgtcatattttaagtattttaatattaatgaatagtaacactaatattttacgtttctgtttttaatatttatcattattgcTTCCACAATATAATTTcacttgtttgatttttgttaagcaaaaagttacccaatggactatctgtactctgcccactatggCATCAGAAAcagattttttaacattgtaagcctCTAAACTTACTGCTTAGCCATTGGACAGAGGTTAGTTTAAGTTTCATCTTTCAAATGGCAATCATTAAAATCTTGCAATAGGCATTTTATAAGTGTCATGTCTGATTTTATCACATTTCTAATGTTTAGAAAGATTGGATCCTGAACATAACTATGTCAATTTGATGAAAGGTAAGACTATCATATTGTTCCTGACCATGAGTTTACATCTAACACATTTCATAATCTCAAAAACAAAgcacgtttttttaaaaaatacatttgggTTTCATTCAAACAATGTGCAGAACATCATAACAACAGAACTTGCTTCCATCTCTTCTGTTTCAAATTGTGTTACTGTTTTGATGCACTTGGCTTATATCACTTAATTTAAGATATATTAGTCTTACACTGGCTTATATCACTTAATTCAAGATATATTAGTCTTATACTGGCTTATATCACTTAATTCAAGATGTACTAGTGATACACTTGGTTTATATGACTTAATTCAAGATGTGTTAGTGTTACACTTGACTTATATCACTTAATTGAAGATGAACTAGTGTCACACTGACTTATATCACTTAATCCAAGATATGTTAGTACTACCATGTAGCAACAACTTGATGTGAAAATTACTCTGAATAAATCATTGAATTTATGATGTGGATTTGTCAACTGTGTGCTGAGGTTAGTTAtcgtaacaatatatatatatattcaacataatgaaaaaatatgtaatgtgtaataataaGATATCAGTACAGTACATAATGTATAAGAACTGAATATTAGTAATGTGTAACAACTCAATATAAATACACTATGTGATGTGTAACAAATCAATATCAGCACTGACTGTGTAACAACAAATATCTAATCCATAGCTAACTTTCTATACTTTTGGTGTTTTGAATATATGGATTCCTACTTCAGGTTTCCTCTTATGTTTTCATCTTGCACATTTCAAGATCAAAGTGGAAACACTGCATTTATGTTTGAtgaaaaactaaagtgttttcaaaagtaataaccagttaataataatacttttagaGCAATTTCTTAGAGAAACCTGAAGAATGTAATTTTTCTCTTCATCATGCTGTAAACCCTCCATGTACAACACAGGAAATTTGGATACATGAAGTATGTGCTGTGTGGTCACGTggtgtttatttaataaaccaCAGGATTTATGGGCT
Coding sequences within:
- the LOC143225404 gene encoding uncharacterized protein LOC143225404 isoform X2, encoding MNFLDRPYDMHTASHSQTTDFSAYQPSTPCRPHPVSPPARLHPHSGSNRHSFHSVISYGATPQMTLYGATQIPYGPVSQDIYGGHHSLYSTSVHRLQQTKLTWQDSGMMQSYSRPVSKPPAMNTSPHMPPPSMKSSRAVSISGPHLPAPCHFRQLPIGSSHTSSLHTWYQTQIPSLGALSSPRNTPSPLAVISCSPVNDQSISHSSSGHSSHHLISHLQLQNATPPPPKVGCSTTNEQSVCNKSIKRVISSNPLQSLQKRVILNNKFVGSSIIRASHKMANNQSTISVPSRSGSYFSSVEQLAGCEPGLQFSTYYNLDQNRLSTPSHLVSSSYVPLRLRTVSPVYQQTLIESLNPDNSSLETSINGVSQSTSSNGSHPPRHVSLSSSENENRQYNKNDQGLIDCENTAPLEYQGNSCLYCEKNEYSDTELTFNSENQCFNKQGCGKNVKSEMTSLGPKQNMDDRLFESLQEKENITFREDEFGNGEMEISVDDLKQLYPLPTCPGWNKTFDIYDSHCDSSGKHQFHGNEDVMGLHVNQSPRRQSRTESLNKYVLDYHNGTTKQSSSSKSTGKGRGRGCGKKSSGGGNADSFVSDSIYGLYQTASLNVENRPAEMWHTQIQQSYPTSVCHTREADFHSCDSPITSDDSHGVHSAVLYRHSNTATSHLFVPHFPSTPIASLSQDHSLLFPPKKKRGRPIGSKNKPKPSGTEVKRKPKPMKKTEIYLPEMKLDTKTKARTFNGPYIHIMGTKERPLSVEVVNILLGKEMKQVKNIKQKRQVLYDNIRKKLLFGHISNLSPMYDSTKKNKTWVCVLCFKGSHRRELGDLFGPYYLNSCQIQSNNEVSTSGTLTMTSVNPDTQDDVETKAVLTQSVRGKHKCSEQVELSRTDISKKSNFLEKPEECNFSLHHAVNPPCTTQEIWIHEVCAVWSRGVYLINHRIYGLKEAIQEASETICIKCQMTGATLGCLNRDCPEQYHFICATDTGCEMDEINFSLLCPNHKGKKTQDK
- the LOC143225404 gene encoding uncharacterized protein LOC143225404 isoform X6, which translates into the protein MNFLDRPYDMHTASHSQTTDFSAYQPSTPCRPHPVSPPARLHPHSGSNRHSFHSVISYGATPQMTLYGATQIPYGPVSQDIYGGHHSLYSTSVHRLQQTKLTWQDSGMMQSYSRPVSKPPAMNTSPHMPPPSMKSSRAVSISGPHLPAPCHFRQLPIGSSHTSSLHTWYQTQIPSLGALSSPRNTPSPLAVISCSPVNDQSISHSSSGHSSHHLISHLQLQNATPPPPKVGCSTTNEQSVCNKSIKRVISSNPLQSLQKRVILNNKFVGSSIIRASHKMANNQSTISVPSRSGSYFSSVEQLAGCEPGLQFSTYYNLDQNRLSTPSHLVSSSYVPLRLRTVSPVYQQTLIESLNPDNSSLETSINGVSQSTSSNGSHPPRHVSLSSSENENRQYNKNDQGLIDCENTAPLEYQGNSCLYCEKNEYSDTELTFNSENQCFNKQGCGKNVKSEMTSLGPKQNMDDRLFESLQEKENITFREDEFGNGEMEISVDDLKQLYPLPTCPGWNKTFDIYDSHCDSSGKHQFHGNEDVMGLHVNQSPRRQSRTESLNKYVLDYHNGTTKQSSSSKSTGKGRGRGCGKKSSGGGNADSFVSDSIYGLYQTASLNVENRPAEMWHTQIQQSYPTSVCHTREADFHSCDSPITSDDSHGVHSAVLYRHSNTATSHLFVPHFPSTPIASLSQDHSLLFPPKKKRGRPIGSKNKPKPSGTEVKRKPKPMKKTEIYLPEMKLDTKTKARTFNGPYIHIMGTKERPLSVEVVNILLGKEMKQVKNIKQKRQVLYDNIRKKLLFGHISNLSPMYDSTKKNKTWVCVLCFKGSHRRELGDLFGPYYLNSCQIQSNNEVSTSGTLTMTSVNPDTQDDVETKAVLTQSVRGKHKCSEQVELSRTDISKKSNFLEKPEECNFSLHHAVNPPCTTQEIWIHEVCAVWSRGVYLINHRIYGLKEAIQEASETICIKCQMTGATLGCLNRDCPEQYHFICATDTEKTQDK
- the LOC143225404 gene encoding uncharacterized protein LOC143225404 isoform X1; protein product: MNFLDRPYDMHTASHSQTTDFSAYQPSTPCRPHPVSPPARLHPHSGSNRHSFHSVISYGATPQMTLYGATQIPYGPVSQDIYGGHHSLYSTSVHRLQQTKLTWQDSGMMQSYSRPVSKPPAMNTSPHMPPPSMKSSRAVSISGPHLPAPCHFRQLPIGSSHTSSLHTWYQTQIPSLGALSSPRNTPSPLAVISCSPVNDQSISHSSSGHSSHHLISHLQLQNATPPPPKVGCSTTNEQSVCNKSIKRVISSNPLQSLQKRVILNNKFVGSSIIRASHKMANNQSTISVPSRSGSYFSSVEQLAGCEPGLQFSTYYNLDQNRLSTPSHLVSSSYVPLRLRTVSPVYQQTLIESLNPDNSSLETSINGVSQSTSSNGSHPPRHVSLSSSENENRQYNKNDQGLIDCENTAPLEYQGNSCLYCEKNEYSDTELTFNSENQCFNKQGCGKNVKSEMTSLGPKQNMDDRLFESLQEKENITFREDEFGNGEMEISVDDLKQLYPLPTCPGWNKTFDIYDSHCDSSGKHQFHGNEDVMGLHVNQSPRRQSRTESLNKYVLDYHNGTTKQSSSSKSTGKGRGRGCGKKSSGGGNADSFVSDSIYGLYQTASLNVENRPAEMWHTQIQQSYPTSVCHTREADFHSCDSPITSDDSHGVHSAVLYRHSNTATSHLFVPHFPSTPIASLSQDHSLLFPPKKKRGRPIGSKNKPKPSGTEVKRKPKPMKKTEIYLPEMKLDTKTKARTFNGPYIHIMGTKERPLSVEVVNILLGKEMKQVKNIKQKRQVLYDNIRKKLLFGHISNLSPMYDSTKKNKTWVCVLCFKGSHRRELGDLFGPYYLNSCQIQSNNEVSTSGTLTMTSVNPDTQDDVETKAVLTQSVRGKHKCSEQVELSRTDISKKSNFLEKPEECNFSLHHAVNPPCTTQEIWIHEVCAVWSRGVYLINHRIYGLKEAIQEASETICIKCQMTGATLGCLNRDCPEQYHFICATDTEGLQLLHVFQMTLINPGLQLMPNVFKWVEIG
- the LOC143225404 gene encoding uncharacterized protein LOC143225404 isoform X4, which encodes MNFLDRPYDMHTASHSQTTDFSAYQPSTPCRPHPVSPPARLHPHSGSNRHSFHSVISYGATPQMTLYGATQIPYGPVSQDIYGGHHSLYSTSVHRLQQTKLTWQDSGMMQSYSRPVSKPPAMNTSPHMPPPSMKSSRAVSISGPHLPAPCHFRQLPIGSSHTSSLHTWYQTQIPSLGALSSPRNTPSPLAVISCSPVNDQSISHSSSGHSSHHLISHLQLQNATPPPPKVGCSTTNEQSVCNKSIKRVISSNPLQSLQKRVILNNKFVGSSIIRASHKMANNQSTISVPSRSGSYFSSVEQLAGCEPGLQFSTYYNLDQNRLSTPSHLVSSSYVPLRLRTVSPVYQQTLIESLNPDNSSLETSINGVSQSTSSNGSHPPRHVSLSSSENENRQYNKNDQGLIDCENTAPLEYQGNSCLYCEKNEYSDTELTFNSENQCFNKQGCGKNVKSEMTSLGPKQNMDDRLFESLQEKENITFREDEFGNGEMEISVDDLKQLYPLPTCPGWNKTFDIYDSHCDSSGKHQFHGNEDVMGLHVNQSPRRQSRTESLNKYVLDYHNGTTKQSSSSKSTGKGRGRGCGKKSSGGGNADSFVSDSIYGLYQTASLNVENRPAEMWHTQIQQSYPTSVCHTREADFHSCDSPITSDDSHGVHSAVLYRHSNTATSHLFVPHFPSTPIASLSQDHSLLFPPKKKRGRPIGSKNKPKPSGTEVKRKPKPMKKTEIYLPEMKLDTKTKARTFNGPYIHIMGTKERPLSVEVVNILLGKEMKQVKNIKQKRQVLYDNIRKKLLFGHISNLSPMYDSTKKNKTWVCVLCFKGSHRRELGDLFGPYYLNSCQIQSNNEVSTSGTLTMTSVNPDTQDDVETKAVLTQSVRGKHKCSEQVELSRTDISKKSNFLEKPEECNFSLHHAVNPPCTTQEIWIHEVCAVWSRGVYLINHRIYGLKEAIQEASETICIKCQMTGATLGCLNRDCPEQYHFICATDTDDADKPWTSTYAKRFQMG